actgcttagtgctccaggaaagccattttgggaaacgagtgcggagatggacactggccacctccttctacttactctggttggaaagtagagGCTGGTTTTAAacgtcttcaagaagcttgacagggcaaaggtggcgaagaagaggatgcagcaccagaagaatacatcaggggtgtaggggccgtcgcgtccacaggcaggtccttgaaactccccacgcaaatactgacattcctggagaaacagagcgtcaggacacaaaggcagtgcacgtgcggcagggaaacctcgcatagctagggggttttgaggatcttggtccaagatccacgaccctgtaactgctcctgccaatggagatttatatttaatgagcagcagcagctgaacaagtgacacatcgaactacacagcggagaaatgagatgtgaggagacaccatacgctagtaacacattacaagaaacactcatccaggtgacactctcccatcagttgcttgcattcatagcactgtgtttccttaactgcatctggcttcagtcctcacatcttcctgcaaaaaacaacatgccaggctctcccaaccctgtgaagaaaacctcatcagctttcctaactaaaaagtaattcttttaaaaattatttttaaacctgaaaaggactaggattcacaggactagcatcattacattcacttcacagtcctcctcaaaatgggagaacaaaagataattgacatgacaaacgccacagttacagacgttccttcctgggggtgcagttcgcacacctaggagctcatgcatgcacgaatgggtgacgccaggcagcagcctccttacgtgcctctgacctcaggaagaaacaggtaacatgaatacttttactccatttgcatcctgaggaccagagatgaagcccaagatttgcctagatgacacagtcagttcctttaagggatgaaattgttcgtttgagtttggcttcaaggactcccacagctggcgattaactaagaggtatgctacagcgaggagcccgacacacagactgcaggacaactcatcacgccaggcctctgagcttgcagttctccgcagggcccggtgctgcctgagcaggtggatggacttcccagttccagaaatacaagctcgtgaatcaaaccctcctcaagcacgcaggcaaaactggctgcgctttagcgaagcaaaccaacaacgaggcttcctttgtttgggtgcctcctgtctgacgatgctctgggctactttctcttcctggcagcaacaggaataagttgctctcatacctaccagcttctgacagagaaagaggatgatctcgttcttgcctgctaggaccaggggtggcaataacgcagtctgccgagactggaaggggatgccttggaggcggaaacacgcgggtgttcattactcctgggcactcggaatcacgggaggagatgatgccgaagggcctgatccgattcacaaactgacgcaccttaggactgaaaaggcttctccttccactaacttacttttctctgcaacaacagcctcaggagagtaacttctccgtaaccctttacactacagcaactacaatacttaatcctaatgtaccttacaagaaaactactgcggtcttgtCTACTAGacggccaacgctgctgcgctttacattttattaaccttttgaaacaacgcactagctttccttgcaatcgcattacgtgggcttcctgggactttatatatgcacgttcgttttctctggctaaatcagatttggaacgcaggggtggccatctgaaaacactgcaaaacattctttttacatacatcagttctctggtgaaggcaacaactgaggaggatcttcagctaatgtaaaactgcgaagctcagaggagtcgtactccagctaaagatctgcgcactactaggcaggaatgtcaaattaagcaatgcccaacagatacaagtcattggaccttttcttttacaagtaggaaagaaagggtacacagaaagatagtggtctgtagaaaatgcatgtaaatcatcaagatttccaaggattactcgaatcgcttcctggagaggccaaaacaagaaaggaaggaagaatattaacaagatagccacaatcccactgccaagtacagttttcaggcttgggaaaaaaaaaataacattacagtttgcaggagtcatggaagagcaggttccagatattttgcttttcctcctccccttcttccccctgctccctcccatcaccttagagcacgctgccctaacagattcacagaaactgaagtgaacgaatatcttaaccctgaattaacatagaagcaatactatggagagtggaggtgtgcttttaaatttaacaagttctacatttaagaagcctcctccttgccagcacaacacatgcagtattgacctgtttcaaaaataaacatattcccctttttcggaatattgacccaattcagttacaaaggaactgtaattcagccccaacaaactcctgctttataaacgggaaactttttctaggaataccttttgttgggaagtggcttgctgaaaaaggacatgggcctgtggaaaagttcacacagagcagaattctgtgtgaaagaatgtcagtttgagcaacaagactaggccttggctgaaaatagctggctttactgatattgggagaaaaacaacagctggtctcgctgttatcaggagaaagacagggacggtatgaccttggcataacttcacaagtaacttttgaagaagttctcatgagaaagttactgaacacgcgtagctgccaaccacaagtgggtgtgttttagtaatgaataaacattagcaatgtaccaatcatattaggactagtaggcataattatcgcaaactgtataaatatgagctatccgtgcaaataaagttgaatcacttctatcactcatattgggtcgacttatgtgcattcctccgccgctccaacaaatggtgcccgaacggggaccgaagaaaggggaattggagcgacggacactgagaagcaccggtagcagcgactggggggcaaaagattaaccgaacgctgatcgtcttggttggtgtgttaactctcgtgcctggaccatccaaaaggggttcgccgtcagtgagggctactggaaaaaggctgcaaagactttttaaccgaggtgccttaatcaaggtatcaagaagctggccggcaatggatcaagaggtagccctaaaattattacagtgctttttagaaaagcggggagtaaactgcattaagcaaatttcggggttggtcgcgttaagggatgctttaagaatccggatttattatttaaggagagtgaatggcgtagattaggagacgtattatgggatatggtaactgatgatgataaatcagctaaaaaactaatgaagcaaggacagaaacctttcaattagtgtgggtacagcttttgagcttagtacctggaatgctattggaacctccctatgggatgaaattagtgacgggtctaaagaagttaaagatcttgtaactttatggaaattgattaagacaactctgtaagaaatgaaagcagatcgtaaagcgtctgcgtctgcttttgctgctctctctctccaaccgcaagcgaaagggaaaagcggggagaaaaacataatgcagcgagagagactttttggagcttgttcgcctactctcgtgcccttgacttctgctccactccctgggactgccgatattaatcagccatccgacagttcccaagcctccctaaccgtacgattaaaggaaaccctacagaatcagggagtgagtaaaaatctgcctacgaaaaaccagccctcagataccaccgttcaacatgaacaaattatacctagcatacaccctgattcaaataatgcaaacaaggacttggctactctaataatagaacaaaaagagacaatgttagaattgttaaaggaaatggggaaaagagacggggaaaccaaccgcacccatgacagacgcggagccgcctgtaatagccgctgcagaagaaaggcagagacattggaggggtgtaataacagatgccattatagaagggactatgctctaagcattcccagttattgcatcaaatggacagaaaaaatgggaggtgtttgactggaaggtcattgagaaattaaggaatgctgtgagtcagtacggaatcaaatctgcgttaactcaccaaatactgcaattcattttttctgctgatacgctgatacctcaagatattaaacagctagcacagttgattttgacacccgcccgaatgttagtgtttttctggcagtgggagaagctctgtgatagggaacaagcaacatcacgacaacaaacagatcccctatggggagtaaccatgcagatgccgatgggtgctggaccctttgcatcagggaacgctcagttacaatgtgtcactgaggttcatcatctatcacagatcttggcgtatcaagcttttcttaccgtaccagacaatatgtacagccatgcttttacccaggtgaaacaggagaatacaatttatgaccaccctgacatgaacgagggcatgaaagaaaacatgttcaaaatactcgcttttgaaaatgctactgaaaagacacgcaaagcattgtgtaatttgccgaaaaatgcagacatcgttgatatgatagaatacacggatcgatcagtggactcacagaaagtagcctatgctgccacagctctccaaggagctacaaagaaacacaaggccagtaagacgcccttggtcaagtgttctaactgtggcaaacgtggacacattaggagcaaatgtacaggtactgttaacactaagtgctgcaacaagtgtaagaaagataaccataccaccaagaatacaggaagaagggaaactttacaccgactgcgaaggcccctcgcgcggcgacacgaatgcaaggggcttgagctgccagccctcaggcagcctcgcaaccaccagatccgccaccgcaggaagctccagagtggatgtggaaaccgcagtcaacataaagggaccattggggtttggacttagtgcatttttaatggggcaatcttcaacagctctagaaggaattctggtgctcccagggcttattgatgcagattattgtgggactgtgaaaattatgattcatgttttaatccctcctgtttctattcctaaaggtaccagaatagcacaattagttccattcaggtcgtgtgttccgaacccagctgaagtacaacgtggagatggtggattcggctccccagggaaaccgcaggtatactttgccatggacacaacaagaggtaaaccagaaaaggtagtgcaattggaagggcccgatggagttgttgtcaagaaaccgatgacaatcaatacaggtgctgatgttatgattatttcacaatgcatttggcctccatcatggccatcgatcaatccaaactttggtattgcagggatagggggcacacaagccaccttagtaagtcagctaccaattacatttgtgttccccgatggtgaacacattacgacgtgtccgtatgtcatgactaccccaactgaattgtttggcctcgtaggccatgatttattgagccaaatgaaggcaatgttagtgacgcatcctttttaggagcggtcactgaggggtagccgattctgaaaattaactggaaaacagatgaacctgtttggattgatcagtagctgctaaattctgaaaggctactaaaaatacaagggttagttgaggaccagttgagagcgggacaagttgttccttctactagtccatggaatacatcaatatttaccattcccaagaaaagtgggaagcggagactgttacatgatctcagagctgtgaatgtggtgatgcacagtatgggagccctgcagccaggtttgccatctccagttatgcttccagaagaatgggatttgttaattataaatctaaaagattgcacccagatggcgctgaacggttcgccttttcggtaccatcgattaacaaggcagaaccctataagagataccattgggtcgtgttaccgcaatgaatgcgcaattcccccacgatgcgtcaggtgtatgtggcctgggcatcagagcctgtaagaaagcagttacctcagtaacttgccacaggatgagattttaactcaattgcaggacatcttaagccatcgcggagtaataatcactcctgaaaaggtgcaaaaggcagcaccttggaagtatttggggtggcacataaatgctagcaaatgttaaacctcagaaggttcaaataacatgagaaatttcaatgttacatcatgtccagaagcttgtgggagatatccagtgggtgcggaatctttgcggtatcactaatggcaatatgacccctctggtagaactcttgggtatgagaacactgtgcagatgagaaacgggaaatgacagagctgaccaattggttgcagcgccacgggagcctcctccagggaatcgttttcaacaaagcacggcaatcgcatgcgttcttgcaccaacccgctaggatgttagcaaagcaatttgacttaccacttactgatgcccaaggtatcgttaaagcatgccctgattgtcaaaaggaagggctcggcttgggctgtggggttaaccgacgaggtcttttgccattgcagttgtggcaaatggatttcacccatgtcatgtggtttggtgcaaagcgttctgtgcatgtgtgtattgatacctatcctgctgccatgtgggccacggcacgaactggagaaaaggccttacatattgaatgacatcttcacgcttcttttgcagtactgggtgtgcctcaagaaattaagatggacaacggcccagcctatggttctacacgatttgctcgattttgtaatttgtggggaattcaccacggtaccggtattccacatcttcccacaggacaggctattgtcgaatgggccaaccaaaccctaaaagaacatgctgcaaaaacaaaaggggggaacccagggcttactcccagaggaacgattggccaaagccttatttgtgctaaattatcttagattgacaggtgatcacaaagacccaccaatggtagtgcatcatgttcttttacaggcagaaaggacgcaacaaagtacaggaatcatggtaatgtctaaggacccagaatccaggaaatggtgcagatcagcagaagtaaaacttactgggagatcctggctaagtgggacaagccatggcttcgcactgatgctggacccggaattgttccaatggcgactggcacggcaccggcgggtgctggagccactgatctgacagattctaactaatagagtattactagtggacacggagtccttcagagaggttttcagaacagcgtgccttattgtatatagaacctgctttaggtaaaaagtgtgtaaagcataatttgattaaacatagtgtgattacgggaagacagtgtggggtaaaagttagttaaagccaaaattaggggtaaggtctatttccattaataacctgggaacgaggttgattgtgtttccacagatacaggcccacgatggactcctgttcgatttgcatgaccatcatcatctggagcatcatagatgatgtggcaatatgaatactacctcagccaaaaactaatgtataggtcaccttggctaacataacaggtcaagattctctgtgcgtcgcaactgtatcgtaaagcccatgaaccaatagacaagatggctatgactcgtgcagcgcgcctggccagcgagcgcatgcgtcatagattgcaaccgaggcggacttttggcacccgctggccacgtgtgctaaaacccgttcctctgcaaatgtataaatactgggattttccaaagagcatcgggctggtgtacagtgaggccatcgttgcctctgtggggacgcccacggaaagctggcacctaccgattgctgggctgagttcgtggagcaagatggcacaagaatgtatagatggttcattttcctcatggtctgggtcattaggggtaatgggttggctcaaagaattatgggcattattgtagttactgtgattttagctattgtaatagttttaccttgttcagcttattaaggaaaatggcatcccaagttattaagcaagcctggattgctcaaaaacaaaaagagggagaaagatttaaacggagacctacagtggattcaaccttgttgtggtattacaaatacagacttacagccgctgctggatttattgtggggcagcggtaccttaacttctacaagacaactaagtgcaccgggatggcaagccttggcagcaattggacaaaaaaaaaaaaaaaaacaaaaaaaaaaaaaaaaaaaaccacaacaaaaaaaccccatcacatcatccatgtctggcagatacgttcctgatttacccataaatttgaaaccttatgctgagattgatatggaacacactgactgtagtaagcagcatgacagtgacaccggtgattgatccacatcggttaacaccatgggacagtaagaatgtttgggtgccactagctaaagctattaatcaaacctctttttgtgtgcttatgtattttattaggtataatgttgtttttactgtgtttaattaattgtgttcacagatctttgcaaagggcaatacagcaggtgttaaaattttacctcaatctatatacaaacaaatagattggctgaagaaacatacacaaagatccagcaagaaactagttggtttgatggaatgttacaatcaatattcggcgggataacactatgggtaatgtcattgattaaggaagccttatgatggttgggtatattgatattaatctgtgtaatagttagaattccgtatgggtgcatgataaaaggagtctcaaagctgacacaccaagctctactcgcacaaaaagaaaaagggggaattgttggaaATTGGCTtcatgagaaaggacatgggtctatagaaaagctgtgcgagcagagttctgtgtgaaagaatgtcagtttgagcagcaagactaggccttggccgaaaatagctggctttgctgatatcaggagaaaaacagggacagtgtgaccttggcataacttcataagtaacttttgaagaagttcccatgagaaagctacggaacatgcatagctgcaaatcacaagtgggtgtgttttagtaatgaataaacattagcaatttgccattgttgtccaggcccattgccttttccagtctggcccatttccagcttgggggtgctcttaggattagtctggaggcaaagatcacactgttgtgcgatcacactgcctcaccgtggcgtataaattcctagccacaatttctcctatcagatgattatacagggcttctgttccccaatgtcttttcctatgttcctcccctatcaaatgccataataagcaagagggaacgattagctttccctgtggggtatgagcccacccctcttcattatatgacccttctaaacctgtaatgagcttctgatcttccttagtgtattctggcttaccttctagggaaatccacctatcaggaattaaggccccttctgtttttacctgtgttttggccacttgttttgcctctctgtccgccagctcgttccctttttccaaatctgagctcgctttctggtgtgccttaatatgcataattgctactttcttagggagctggacagcttccagtaacttcagaatttcttctgcgtgtttgatatttttcccttgagaactcactagtcctctctccttccaaattgctccacgtgcgtgtacaactccaaaggcatattttgagtctgtataaatgttcacaactttgccctgggccaattccagggcgcgggttagagcaattatttctgccttctgtgcggaggtgttcctgggcaaagcccccgattctattacctcttggctggcagtgacggcgtatcccgcgtgtcgattactgtttaggacgtaactgcttccgtctgtgaagcgagtttccccgttttccatggggccgtctttcacgtctgggcaactggcgtacgttgcttcgatggtttccaaacggtcacgatgtaccggttctcctgtgttcctgctgagaaaagaagctgggttgacaatgttagcgactacaatctccacgtcatcccgcgctaccaatatagcttgatatctcaggaatctttgtggagagagccagtgtccgccttttgcttccggtactgctgatactgcgtgagacaccagaacagtcatcttctggcccagagtaaactttcgggcttcctgtgtatttagtatcacagccgcaactgcccgcaggcatccaggccaaccttttgcagtcgtgcctaactgcttagagaggtaggcaactgcccatcgatacgggcccaggttttgtgctaatattcccagagcaatgccctgcttctcatgggagtaaagaagaaacagcttactcgcatctgggagtcctaaggccagggccgacatcaaagcctttttcggtagctcaaaggctcgttcggtctccttattccactcaaggtgtttctgcttagtggctgtcaacgcatacagtggtttaacaagcaatccgtaattatagatccacaatcggcaccaccctgtcattcccagaaaagtccataactcttctactgtctgaggtctcccagtttgacatattgcctctttacaggcctgtcccaaaggtctttgtcccgcactaatttcatagcccaaataattcactttgccttgcattacctgtgcctttttcttggataccccgtacccctgaagtcccaggaaattcaacagactcgccgcccacgtcgtacaatctttctctgttttggtggcgatcgg
This genomic window from Accipiter gentilis unplaced genomic scaffold, bAccGen1.1, whole genome shotgun sequence contains:
- the LOC126037006 gene encoding electrogenic sodium bicarbonate cotransporter 1-like isoform X3, with translation MTVLVSHAVSAVPEAKGGHWLSPQRFLRYQAILVARDDVEIVVANIVNPASFLSRNTGEPVHRDRLETIEATYASCPDVKDGPMENGETRFTDGSSYVLNSNRHAGYAVTASQEECQYLRGEFQGPACGRDGPYTPDVFFWCCILFFATFALSSFLKTFKTSLYFPTRVRSTVSDFAVFLTIVIMVLLDFVVGIPLPKLQVPHAFKPTRDDRGWFINPI
- the LOC126037006 gene encoding electroneutral sodium bicarbonate exchanger 1-like isoform X1, translated to MHLEERKVLHLLKLGSRKAKSCRNTGEPVHRDRLETIEATYASCPDVKDGPMENGETRFTDGSSYVLNSNRHAGYAVTASQEECQYLRGEFQGPACGRDGPYTPDVFFWCCILFFATFALSSFLKTFKTSLYFPTRVRSTVSDFAVFLTIVIMVLLDFVVGIPLPKLQVPHAFKPTRDDRGWFINPI
- the LOC126037006 gene encoding electroneutral sodium bicarbonate exchanger 1-like isoform X2, whose translation is MENGETRFTDGSSYVLNSNRHAGYAVTASQEECQYLRGEFQGPACGRDGPYTPDVFFWCCILFFATFALSSFLKTFKTSLYFPTRVRSTVSDFAVFLTIVIMVLLDFVVGIPLPKLQVPHAFKPTRDDRGWFINPI